Proteins from a single region of Dyadobacter fanqingshengii:
- a CDS encoding thioredoxin family protein, translated as MKTSATSLLLCLIMLTVTMGFKSDGKRPAESIQWLTIEEAYAKIQQEPRKVLIDVYTDWCGWCKVMDRETFKNKAVVEYVNRKYYAVKLDAEQKKAITLGDKKFEFLQEGGRGVHQLALALTNNQPSYPTTVFLDDKFNMIQPLPGYMKPKEFHQVITFIGEDYHKKEAFEDYKSKTYNSLFAAK; from the coding sequence ATGAAAACATCAGCTACATCTCTTTTGCTATGCTTGATTATGCTAACCGTCACAATGGGTTTTAAATCCGACGGAAAGCGGCCTGCCGAAAGCATTCAATGGTTAACGATAGAAGAAGCTTACGCGAAAATTCAGCAGGAGCCGCGCAAAGTTTTGATCGATGTATATACAGACTGGTGTGGCTGGTGCAAGGTAATGGACCGCGAAACATTCAAAAATAAAGCCGTAGTTGAATACGTGAACCGCAAATATTACGCGGTGAAACTCGATGCAGAACAGAAAAAAGCCATTACATTAGGAGACAAGAAATTTGAGTTTCTTCAAGAAGGCGGCCGCGGTGTGCACCAGTTGGCCCTGGCCCTGACCAATAACCAGCCCAGTTATCCAACCACCGTTTTCCTGGACGACAAATTTAACATGATCCAGCCCCTGCCCGGCTACATGAAACCCAAAGAATTTCACCAGGTCATCACCTTTATCGGCGAAGATTATCACAAAAAAGAAGCCTTTGAAGACTACAAATCAAAGACTTACAATTCGCTTTTCGCGGCTAAGTAA
- a CDS encoding DMT family transporter — protein sequence MLYLWPKSLSLLAAPAQNLVVTSSQKGIYLMLGAAFFFSLTSAISKWLGRDFHIVQLVFFRNIVGVVFVVTSIWRRPIRQQGGKLGLLIFRGVVGTLSLYMLFYAIQTLGLGRASTYQYTYPIFLALLSWLLIGETLNSREWAAIFVGFTGIMFVFRPDLSISLRDNALGLGNALLTAISYLSIRQLGVVYDTRAIILSFMLSGIVMPIISMLVGTYYPMEHLDFLIGTFTWPANISQWLGFLALGLTALMGQRMLTQSFTFDKAGRVAAIGYSNILFSVLIGFLMGEAIPSFSMLTGMLLIVAGGIMVSLAKRKSAICGDLE from the coding sequence ATGCTTTATCTTTGGCCAAAATCTTTATCATTGTTGGCTGCTCCTGCTCAAAATCTGGTTGTAACTTCTTCGCAAAAAGGCATTTACCTCATGCTCGGCGCGGCATTCTTCTTTTCCCTCACATCGGCCATTTCCAAGTGGCTGGGTCGTGATTTCCATATCGTGCAGCTGGTATTTTTCAGGAATATTGTTGGCGTTGTGTTTGTGGTTACCAGCATTTGGCGCCGCCCGATCCGGCAACAGGGCGGCAAGCTTGGACTGCTTATTTTTCGTGGTGTGGTGGGCACATTATCACTGTATATGCTTTTTTATGCTATTCAAACATTAGGGTTGGGCCGTGCTTCCACATATCAATACACCTATCCCATATTCCTTGCATTGCTATCCTGGCTACTGATTGGTGAAACGCTAAATTCGCGTGAATGGGCGGCTATTTTTGTGGGATTTACTGGCATTATGTTTGTTTTTCGTCCGGATCTTTCCATTTCGTTACGGGATAATGCTTTGGGGTTGGGAAATGCCTTGTTAACTGCTATTTCTTACTTGTCGATCAGGCAGTTAGGCGTTGTTTATGACACGCGGGCTATCATACTTTCCTTTATGCTGAGCGGCATTGTGATGCCTATTATTTCTATGTTGGTAGGGACATATTATCCAATGGAACATCTGGATTTCCTGATTGGCACATTCACCTGGCCCGCTAACATTTCGCAATGGTTAGGGTTTCTGGCGTTGGGGCTGACCGCGTTGATGGGTCAGAGAATGTTGACACAGTCATTCACGTTCGACAAAGCCGGCCGCGTTGCCGCCATTGGTTATTCCAATATTTTGTTTTCGGTTTTAATTGGTTTTCTGATGGGAGAAGCCATTCCGTCATTCTCGATGCTCACCGGCATGTTGCTGATTGTGGCGGGAGGGATTATGGTTTCCTTAGCAAAAAGGAAGTCCGCGATTTGCGGGGATCTGGAATAA
- a CDS encoding TonB-dependent receptor plug domain-containing protein, giving the protein MALTIAAWLLCPQTLIAQRDSIRLEPVVIKGFVPENFMSGLKIQKFDSTSLSLFRFQNISDLLSLCTPIAFKNYGPGQLNTASFRGTSANHTAVLWNGLNINSPILGQTDFSTIPVAGFDQLSVQYGSAASIVGSDAVGGSILLGSAASKQPLQLSIGRQQESFDNHQTQVTGRYAAAINDQWNFSGKTSLYDGRMNNNFPYSQRNQYTVLPSTSFQRGLVQDLFFNSKNDHQISAHVWLTRNRLTLTPEDKAGRELTLTEAYRTMLRYNFKEFTFRTSWVRDIIDYAKGDYSQLDHAVTDKFSNRIERDFQFNGFQIKAGGEWAHYRARVAGYDKALATENRGDLFLLTRWQATNRLIVSANLRQAFVTKFDPPFTPSLGAEYLLAQKVGYNLKFRGSFGRSYRVPTLNERFWKEMGNPEIRPETGWNKEIGLEQNFTFNSNHTFFSSITAYHNRIKDWTYWNPGKSYHVENLQQVLARGIEVQAGWRHNLNDWKSGVNIGYTLNKSAQEKAYDAYSSDIIGKQLVFVPVHSGNLNAFIQYKSTRLTGQAQVISKRFSTFDNSQFLEGYTLANLLAEHTFVWDKIKMRLQGQINNLANTFYLNVRNNAMPGRSFALSLFLIYDSPPAVK; this is encoded by the coding sequence ATGGCTTTGACCATTGCCGCATGGCTTTTGTGTCCGCAAACGCTTATAGCACAACGCGATAGCATTCGACTCGAGCCTGTTGTGATAAAAGGTTTTGTCCCTGAAAATTTCATGAGCGGGCTCAAAATCCAAAAGTTTGATTCAACATCTTTAAGTCTTTTCCGCTTCCAAAACATTAGCGACCTGCTTTCGCTTTGCACGCCCATTGCATTCAAAAATTACGGCCCAGGGCAATTAAATACAGCCTCTTTCCGTGGAACGTCGGCGAACCACACGGCTGTGTTATGGAACGGCCTCAACATTAACTCCCCTATTCTCGGCCAGACTGACTTTTCGACCATTCCCGTTGCGGGTTTTGATCAACTTTCTGTCCAATATGGTTCTGCTGCCAGCATTGTCGGAAGCGATGCAGTTGGCGGAAGCATTCTGCTCGGAAGTGCGGCTTCAAAACAGCCGCTGCAGCTTTCTATTGGTCGGCAACAGGAAAGTTTTGATAACCACCAGACCCAGGTTACGGGCAGATACGCAGCGGCAATTAATGATCAGTGGAATTTTTCTGGAAAAACAAGTTTGTATGACGGCCGTATGAACAACAATTTTCCTTATTCGCAGCGGAATCAATACACAGTTTTACCGTCGACTTCCTTCCAACGCGGCCTGGTGCAGGATTTATTTTTCAACTCAAAAAATGACCATCAGATTTCAGCGCATGTGTGGCTGACCCGAAACCGACTGACATTAACGCCCGAAGACAAAGCGGGCCGTGAATTGACATTGACAGAGGCTTACCGGACCATGCTACGCTATAATTTTAAGGAATTCACATTCCGGACTTCGTGGGTAAGGGACATTATTGACTATGCAAAAGGCGATTACAGCCAATTGGACCATGCCGTAACCGATAAGTTTTCAAACCGCATTGAACGCGATTTTCAATTTAATGGATTTCAAATTAAAGCGGGAGGCGAATGGGCGCATTACCGGGCCCGGGTGGCCGGTTACGATAAAGCGTTGGCGACCGAAAACAGGGGCGATCTGTTCTTGCTCACGCGCTGGCAGGCGACGAATCGGCTAATTGTTTCTGCCAATTTGAGACAAGCATTTGTAACCAAATTTGATCCGCCATTCACGCCATCATTGGGCGCAGAATATTTGTTGGCACAAAAAGTCGGTTATAACTTAAAGTTCAGAGGCTCATTCGGGCGAAGTTATCGTGTGCCTACTTTGAATGAGCGCTTTTGGAAGGAAATGGGAAACCCCGAAATCAGGCCGGAAACTGGTTGGAATAAAGAAATTGGTCTTGAACAAAACTTCACTTTCAACTCGAACCACACATTTTTTTCATCCATTACCGCATATCATAATCGGATCAAAGACTGGACTTACTGGAATCCCGGAAAAAGTTATCACGTAGAAAATTTGCAGCAGGTGCTCGCCCGCGGCATTGAAGTGCAAGCTGGCTGGCGACACAATTTAAACGACTGGAAATCAGGAGTAAACATTGGATATACACTCAATAAAAGCGCTCAGGAAAAAGCTTATGACGCCTATTCTTCGGACATTATTGGCAAGCAGCTTGTATTTGTGCCTGTTCATTCCGGAAATTTGAATGCATTTATCCAATACAAAAGCACGCGGCTTACCGGCCAGGCGCAGGTGATCAGCAAACGTTTCAGCACATTTGATAATTCACAATTTTTAGAAGGATATACGCTCGCAAATTTGCTGGCGGAACATACTTTTGTTTGGGATAAAATAAAAATGCGCTTGCAGGGACAGATCAATAATCTTGCAAACACGTTCTATTTAAATGTGAGGAATAATGCAATGCCCGGAAGGAGCTTTGCGCTTAGTTTATTTTTAATTTATGATTCGCCACCAGCCGTTAAATGA
- a CDS encoding DUF5074 domain-containing protein gives MKKQLFRLAAFTSLSLFAWSCNQKDPAPKGDYVQGVFVVNEGNFSQNNGAISFFTREQTTAQADIFSAANGTALKGGAQGYAASGETGIILVDNMSAGQDKVEIVNSNTFKTIASIGAPDIENPREVVFGINNKAYVSCWGSNADQKFTTGYVAVVDLTTNKVTKRIDIASGGPENLIYNNGKLFVGTVSYGGGNTLSIINATTNAVDKMLAFENAPNPIGIDADGKLWVNDGIKVVKINPDSYNAEATLSIGSDATKTADKFTFSTDRRTVYFVLSYFDAAGEHGGTYKFGTSDAQINVTTPLIKRVFTGLAVDPTQGLLYAGVTPSYAQAGYAVRYRADGSVVDSIKVNVAPTGFFFK, from the coding sequence ATGAAAAAACAGTTATTCAGATTAGCAGCATTTACATCTTTATCCCTTTTCGCATGGTCGTGTAACCAAAAGGACCCGGCTCCGAAGGGCGATTATGTGCAGGGTGTATTTGTGGTTAATGAAGGTAATTTTTCTCAAAATAACGGAGCGATTTCGTTTTTCACGAGAGAGCAAACCACCGCACAAGCGGACATCTTTTCGGCAGCCAACGGCACTGCATTAAAGGGCGGGGCACAGGGCTATGCCGCATCCGGCGAAACCGGGATCATTCTTGTTGATAATATGTCTGCCGGGCAGGATAAAGTTGAGATTGTAAACAGCAATACATTTAAAACCATTGCCAGCATTGGAGCGCCTGATATTGAGAATCCGAGAGAAGTGGTTTTTGGTATTAATAACAAAGCATACGTTTCCTGCTGGGGATCCAATGCCGACCAGAAGTTCACCACAGGTTATGTTGCCGTAGTCGATTTGACTACCAATAAAGTAACCAAGCGCATTGACATTGCATCCGGCGGTCCTGAAAACCTGATTTATAACAATGGTAAATTGTTTGTAGGAACCGTTTCTTATGGTGGCGGCAACACACTGAGCATTATCAATGCAACTACGAATGCGGTTGATAAAATGCTTGCGTTTGAAAATGCACCTAATCCGATCGGCATCGATGCGGACGGAAAACTTTGGGTAAATGACGGCATCAAGGTCGTAAAAATCAATCCTGATTCTTATAACGCAGAAGCCACATTATCGATAGGCAGCGACGCTACTAAAACAGCGGATAAATTTACATTCAGCACGGATCGCAGAACGGTTTACTTTGTGCTATCCTATTTCGATGCAGCTGGCGAGCATGGAGGAACATATAAATTTGGCACCAGCGACGCGCAGATCAATGTTACTACACCATTGATAAAAAGGGTTTTCACCGGACTGGCCGTTGATCCTACGCAAGGACTGCTTTATGCAGGCGTGACGCCTTCCTATGCGCAGGCAGGTTACGCAGTGCGCTACCGTGCGGACGGATCGGTTGTTGATTCAATCAAAGTGAATGTTGCGCCAACGGGCTTCTTTTTTAAGTAA
- a CDS encoding tetratricopeptide repeat protein, protein MKESVVIWLAILIPVFGFAQNTHLASAGSNTDTNLAQKKPLELKERRVLPLFGEVSKTSEQIDEEIRFLSECDKSFTSRAEASSFFTARAWEYLQEGSLDTACYRFNLAHLLNDKNVETYWGLGVISYQRENWVDAKRMLSRGIGLQGENVPLLVDLSTVDLKLYAITSRKEELDEAAELLNRATAIDSSYALGQYNLALLHYNLNDLDKSWEHLHKGRALDFNQMNLDFVELLKAKKPDPLGFFK, encoded by the coding sequence ATGAAAGAGTCTGTTGTAATTTGGCTTGCTATTCTTATTCCGGTATTTGGCTTTGCTCAGAACACCCATCTTGCGAGCGCAGGGTCAAACACAGATACGAATCTTGCCCAAAAAAAACCCTTAGAATTAAAAGAAAGACGTGTACTTCCGCTATTTGGAGAGGTTAGCAAAACCTCTGAGCAAATTGACGAAGAGATCCGTTTTTTGAGTGAATGCGATAAGTCATTTACCAGTCGCGCTGAGGCGAGCAGCTTTTTTACAGCACGTGCCTGGGAATATTTACAGGAAGGGTCATTGGATACAGCTTGCTATCGCTTCAATCTCGCTCATTTACTGAATGATAAGAATGTGGAGACCTATTGGGGGCTTGGGGTAATTTCCTACCAACGCGAAAATTGGGTTGATGCAAAAAGAATGTTGAGTCGCGGAATTGGGTTACAAGGCGAAAATGTGCCGTTGCTCGTCGATTTATCAACAGTAGATTTAAAATTATACGCCATAACCAGCCGAAAAGAAGAGCTGGATGAGGCAGCTGAGTTGCTTAACAGGGCCACAGCAATTGATTCCAGTTATGCTTTAGGCCAATATAACCTGGCATTGTTACATTATAATCTCAATGATCTGGATAAGTCCTGGGAACATCTGCACAAAGGTAGAGCGCTCGATTTTAACCAAATGAACCTGGATTTTGTGGAACTGCTGAAAGCTAAAAAGCCGGATCCTTTGGGGTTCTTTAAATAA
- a CDS encoding DEAD/DEAH box helicase — MQTTQNNFEQFKLNRQLLNAIEEAGYTEPTPIQEQAIPLALSGQDILGIAQTGTGKTAAYTLPLLMRIKYAQGEHARALIMAPTRELAMQISEAITQLSKYTDIRTVVLFGGVGAKSQIEAIRKGVDIIVATPGRFMDLYFQEEVIVKHINVMILDEADKMMDMGFMPQIRKLLEIIPTKRQNMLFSATFSDKVERLSFEFLEFPTRIEVTPQATTAEMVTQSLYELPNFRTKINLLTHLLKDREAFNRVLIFTRSREVAGLVHQNLLNVVVREDELKVIHANKGQNTRTNAMEAFKEGSVRVMVATDVVARGIDITEVSHVINFDVPLIYEDYVHRIGRTGRANRIGQAITFMTMADEYHIQKIEKMIRMEIPRKELPEDLDMAATPVTERQDMLREIDNQKRKEDPTFLGAFHEKKKTYRPAQKASGKGGQNRRSSAGRSKRR; from the coding sequence ATGCAGACTACGCAAAACAATTTTGAGCAATTCAAGCTTAACCGTCAATTACTCAATGCCATTGAAGAAGCGGGATACACCGAGCCGACGCCTATCCAGGAACAAGCCATCCCGCTCGCTTTATCAGGACAGGACATTCTGGGCATAGCCCAAACAGGCACAGGCAAAACAGCCGCCTATACATTACCGTTATTAATGCGCATCAAGTATGCCCAGGGCGAGCACGCCCGGGCATTAATTATGGCTCCCACGCGCGAGCTGGCCATGCAGATTTCTGAGGCAATCACGCAGCTGAGTAAATACACAGACATCCGGACCGTTGTTCTTTTCGGTGGGGTAGGAGCTAAATCACAGATCGAGGCGATCAGGAAAGGCGTTGACATTATCGTTGCGACGCCTGGCAGGTTCATGGACCTTTATTTTCAGGAAGAAGTCATTGTGAAGCACATTAATGTAATGATCCTGGACGAGGCGGACAAAATGATGGATATGGGCTTTATGCCGCAGATCCGGAAGTTGCTCGAAATCATTCCTACAAAAAGGCAGAATATGCTTTTCTCGGCCACATTCTCTGATAAAGTTGAAAGACTTTCTTTCGAATTCCTCGAATTTCCAACCCGAATAGAAGTGACCCCGCAGGCCACAACGGCCGAAATGGTAACGCAATCGCTTTACGAGTTGCCCAACTTTCGCACGAAAATCAATCTTTTAACCCATTTACTGAAAGACAGGGAAGCGTTCAACCGCGTGCTGATCTTCACCAGAAGCCGGGAAGTTGCAGGATTGGTACACCAGAATCTCTTGAATGTTGTTGTTCGCGAAGACGAATTGAAGGTAATACACGCCAACAAGGGACAAAATACGCGGACCAATGCGATGGAAGCATTCAAGGAAGGATCTGTGCGTGTAATGGTGGCGACAGACGTGGTTGCGCGAGGGATTGACATTACGGAAGTGAGCCACGTGATCAACTTTGATGTGCCGCTGATCTACGAAGATTACGTGCACCGGATCGGCAGGACAGGCCGGGCCAACCGCATTGGACAGGCCATTACTTTCATGACGATGGCGGATGAATATCACATTCAGAAAATCGAAAAAATGATCCGCATGGAGATCCCGCGGAAGGAACTGCCTGAGGACCTCGACATGGCTGCAACACCCGTTACGGAGCGCCAGGACATGCTTCGGGAGATAGATAACCAGAAAAGAAAAGAAGATCCCACTTTCCTGGGCGCTTTCCACGAGAAGAAAAAAACATATCGCCCGGCGCAGAAAGCATCCGGAAAAGGAGGACAAAACCGCCGTAGTTCAGCGGGAAGAAGTAAACGGAGATAA
- a CDS encoding valine--tRNA ligase, whose product MISKTYAPQEIEDKWYSYWIENKFFSSKPNPDKEPYSIVIPPPNVTGVLHMGHMLNNTIQDILIRKARMEGKEACWVPGTDHASIATEAKVVAMLKERGISKRDLTRDEFLEYCWEWTHKYGGIILKQLRKLGASCDWDRTRFTMEPDLYDSVIDVFIDLHNKGDIYRGHRMVNWDPQARTTVSDEEVIMKEVNQKLVYLKYPLVDEIGEALTDEAIIIATTRPETIMADVAICVNPHDERYKHLIGKQVSIPLISRAIPIIADEYVEMDFGTGCLKVTPAHDTNDYVLGKRHDLPIIDLLNEDGTLNDKAQILVGEDRFVARKKIIKLLEESGNLVKTEEYKSNVGHSERTNSVIEPRLSEQWFLKMDKISKPAFENVMNDTVQLIPAKFKNTYRHWMENVHDWNISRQLWWGHRIPAYYLKDGTTIIAKSKREALRKAQMDYQLFALTEEDIEQDPDVLDTWFSAWLWPITVFNGIKEPDNADINYYYPTNDLVTAPEILFFWVARMIIAGYEYKGQYPFKNVYLTGIVRDKQGRKMSKSLGNSPDPIDLIEQYGADSIRTGMLFSSQAGNDLPYDDKLVEQGRNFGNKIWNAFRLVKGFQVSENPEDLAQPEGSQLAIQWFESKLNQTILEVQDHFSKFRISDALNSVYKLIWDDFCAQYLEMIKPGFEQPIDKQTYDATLAFFDRLMRLLHPFMPFISEEIWQNIIERKEKDSICIAPFPQAANIDQPLLNDFEILFEVISAIRNLRNAKNISPKIALPLAIRTDSEGRYAALEPLILKLANVESIGYVTGEGEGTAFRVKSDEFFVNLADELDVETEKENLQRELEYTQGFLDSVIKKLSNERFVQNAKGDIVEKERQKQADAESKLETLKEALARLG is encoded by the coding sequence ATGATTTCCAAAACATATGCCCCCCAGGAGATAGAGGATAAATGGTATTCCTACTGGATTGAGAATAAGTTTTTCAGTTCAAAACCAAATCCCGATAAGGAACCTTACTCCATCGTAATTCCTCCTCCGAATGTTACGGGCGTGCTGCATATGGGGCATATGCTCAATAACACCATTCAGGATATTCTGATCCGGAAAGCGCGTATGGAAGGCAAGGAAGCTTGCTGGGTGCCCGGAACCGATCACGCCTCCATTGCTACGGAGGCCAAAGTGGTCGCCATGCTCAAAGAGCGGGGGATCAGCAAGCGGGATCTTACCAGGGATGAATTTCTTGAATATTGCTGGGAATGGACGCATAAATATGGCGGCATTATCCTCAAACAATTGCGCAAACTGGGCGCATCCTGCGACTGGGACCGCACACGCTTCACCATGGAGCCGGATTTGTACGATTCGGTGATCGACGTTTTCATTGACCTGCATAATAAAGGTGACATTTACCGTGGCCACCGCATGGTGAACTGGGATCCCCAGGCGCGGACAACCGTGTCGGATGAAGAGGTGATCATGAAAGAGGTAAATCAAAAATTGGTTTACCTGAAATATCCGTTGGTAGACGAAATCGGCGAGGCACTTACAGACGAAGCGATCATCATTGCCACCACGCGCCCCGAGACGATCATGGCCGATGTGGCCATTTGTGTGAACCCACATGACGAGCGTTACAAGCATTTGATTGGCAAACAAGTTTCAATTCCACTGATCAGCCGCGCGATCCCGATCATTGCGGACGAATATGTGGAAATGGATTTCGGAACGGGCTGTCTGAAAGTAACTCCCGCGCATGATACGAACGATTACGTGCTGGGCAAAAGACACGATCTGCCCATTATTGATCTGCTGAATGAAGACGGCACATTGAATGATAAGGCGCAGATCCTGGTTGGTGAAGACCGTTTTGTTGCGCGCAAAAAGATCATTAAGCTGCTGGAAGAATCGGGAAATCTGGTTAAAACAGAAGAATATAAATCCAATGTGGGCCATTCGGAACGGACGAATTCGGTGATTGAGCCGCGGCTTTCGGAACAATGGTTTTTGAAAATGGATAAAATCAGCAAGCCAGCATTCGAGAATGTGATGAATGACACGGTGCAGCTGATTCCTGCTAAATTTAAGAATACTTATCGGCACTGGATGGAGAATGTTCACGATTGGAACATTAGCCGCCAGCTTTGGTGGGGCCACCGCATTCCGGCTTATTATTTGAAGGACGGAACCACGATTATCGCCAAATCAAAAAGAGAAGCTTTACGGAAAGCGCAAATGGATTACCAGCTTTTTGCGTTGACCGAAGAGGACATCGAGCAGGATCCGGACGTTTTGGACACCTGGTTTTCGGCCTGGCTGTGGCCTATCACCGTTTTCAATGGCATTAAGGAGCCTGATAATGCGGATATTAATTACTATTATCCTACTAATGACCTGGTTACGGCACCCGAAATACTTTTCTTCTGGGTCGCTCGGATGATCATTGCGGGTTATGAATACAAAGGTCAATATCCATTCAAGAATGTGTATCTAACAGGCATTGTGCGGGATAAACAGGGACGGAAAATGTCCAAATCGCTGGGCAACTCCCCCGATCCGATTGATCTCATCGAGCAATATGGTGCGGATAGTATTCGTACGGGCATGCTTTTCAGCTCGCAGGCGGGAAATGATCTTCCGTATGACGATAAGCTTGTGGAGCAGGGCAGGAATTTTGGAAATAAAATATGGAATGCATTCCGGTTGGTTAAAGGATTCCAGGTTTCGGAAAATCCGGAAGATCTGGCGCAGCCCGAAGGTTCGCAACTGGCAATTCAATGGTTTGAAAGCAAATTGAACCAAACCATTCTGGAAGTGCAGGATCATTTCAGCAAATTCCGTATTTCCGATGCGCTTAACTCGGTTTACAAGCTGATATGGGACGATTTCTGCGCGCAATATCTGGAAATGATCAAGCCCGGCTTCGAGCAACCGATCGACAAGCAGACTTACGATGCAACATTAGCATTCTTCGACCGGTTAATGCGTCTTTTGCATCCGTTCATGCCATTTATCTCAGAGGAAATCTGGCAAAATATTATTGAAAGAAAAGAGAAAGATTCTATTTGCATTGCGCCATTCCCACAAGCCGCAAACATCGATCAGCCGCTTTTGAATGATTTTGAAATCCTTTTTGAAGTCATTTCCGCCATCAGAAATTTAAGAAATGCAAAAAATATCAGTCCCAAAATAGCACTTCCGCTTGCAATCCGCACGGATAGCGAAGGTCGTTACGCAGCATTGGAGCCGTTGATTTTGAAATTGGCCAATGTTGAAAGCATTGGTTATGTGACCGGCGAAGGCGAAGGAACTGCATTCCGGGTAAAATCGGATGAGTTTTTTGTGAATCTGGCAGATGAGCTGGACGTGGAAACGGAAAAGGAAAATTTGCAAAGGGAGTTGGAATACACACAAGGTTTTCTGGACTCGGTGATCAAAAAATTGTCCAATGAACGCTTTGTTCAAAATGCAAAAGGCGACATTGTAGAGAAGGAACGCCAGAAGCAGGCGGATGCGGAATCGAAGCTGGAAACGCTGAAAGAAGCGCTTGCAAGGTTGGGTTAG